A region of the Pedococcus aerophilus genome:
ACCACTCGACCTCGGGGTTTCGGCGTGTCGCGCCGTCGAGGTCGACTCTCGATGTTGAGTTGAGATTGAGGGTCTGAGCACGCGGAGTGGCCGGGAGGTCAGGCCTGGGGTCCGGTTTCGCCCGGTTTGGTCTCAAAGTCCTCGGCAGACACGTGGTCGAGGAACTCGCGGAAACGCTCGACCTCGTCGTCCTTGTCCTCCTCGCCGCTCATCGCGACGCCGGCCTCCTCGAGGAGCGCCTCCCCCGCGACGATCGTGGTCCCGGTGCGCAGCGCGAGGGCGATCGCGTCGGAGGACCGCGAGGAGATCTCGGTGGTGCCGTCGAGGACGAGGGCGGCGTGGAAGACCCCGTCCCTCAGCTCGACGATGCGGACCTCGGTGAGGGTGTGACCGAGGCCCTCGATGACGTTCTTCATCAGGTCGTGGGTCAACGGCCGGGGCGGCTCGATGCCCTGCTGGGCGTACGCGATGGCCGTGGCCTCGGCCGCGCCGATCCAGATCGGCAGGTAGCGGTCGCCGTCACGCTCCCGCAGCAGCACGATGGGGT
Encoded here:
- a CDS encoding bifunctional nuclease family protein — protein: MKELEVLGVRVEMPTNHPIVLLRERDGDRYLPIWIGAAEATAIAYAQQGIEPPRPLTHDLMKNVIEGLGHTLTEVRIVELRDGVFHAALVLDGTTEISSRSSDAIALALRTGTTIVAGEALLEEAGVAMSGEEDKDDEVERFREFLDHVSAEDFETKPGETGPQA